The following are encoded in a window of Deltaproteobacteria bacterium genomic DNA:
- a CDS encoding YggS family pyridoxal phosphate-dependent enzyme yields the protein MRDEIAARIAAVRQAVADAARRVGRDPASVRIVAVTKTLPAAAITTALAAGLSDIGENYVQEARGKRAAVAGPAAWHLIGGLQRNKVRAAIGLFDRVHTVDSAPLADALAAEAARAGRSLAVLVQVNVAGERAKRGVPPDRVEEVAKAILGHPELRLEGLMAIPPSPERPEASRPHFRVLRELRDRAQTRLGVELPHLSMGMSDDFPVAVEEGATLLRLGRALFGGRGPGASRPGSSVGGEGS from the coding sequence TTGCGCGATGAGATCGCCGCGCGCATCGCGGCGGTGCGGCAGGCGGTGGCGGATGCCGCCCGCCGGGTGGGACGCGACCCGGCGTCGGTCCGCATCGTGGCGGTCACCAAGACCCTGCCGGCCGCGGCGATCACGACGGCCCTCGCCGCCGGGCTCAGCGACATCGGCGAGAACTACGTGCAGGAGGCCCGAGGCAAGCGGGCGGCTGTCGCCGGGCCGGCGGCCTGGCACCTCATCGGCGGCCTCCAGCGCAACAAGGTGCGCGCCGCGATCGGCCTCTTCGACCGGGTGCACACGGTCGATTCGGCGCCTCTGGCGGACGCCCTGGCGGCCGAGGCGGCGCGCGCCGGCCGCTCGCTGGCCGTCCTCGTGCAGGTGAACGTCGCGGGCGAGCGGGCGAAGCGCGGGGTGCCGCCCGACCGGGTGGAGGAGGTGGCGAAGGCGATCCTCGGCCACCCCGAGCTCCGTCTCGAGGGTCTGATGGCGATCCCCCCGTCCCCGGAGCGCCCGGAGGCGTCCCGGCCCCATTTCCGGGTGCTGCGGGAGCTCCGGGACCGTGCCCAGACCCGCCTCGGGGTTGAACTGCCCCACCTCTCTATGGGAATGAGTGACGATTTTCCGGTTGCGGTCGAGGAAGGCGCGACGCTGCTGCGACTCGGACGCGCGCTGTTTGGAGGTCGTGGCCCCGGCGCGAGCCGGCCCGGCTCTTCCGTAGGGGGAGAGGGTTCATGA
- the maf gene encoding septum formation protein Maf, which produces MRRVLVLASGSPRRQQLLAWLGVSYDVLPAEVDERPLPGEAAVDLVLRLAHAKAAAVVARRPSDWVLAADTIVEVDGVMLGKPARGGDAARMLAQLAGREHRVATGFALVQPGGAVHAANVVLTRVRFRRLDVRAIERYVATREGDDKAGAYAVQGLGAGLIERIDGSFTNVIGLPLIEVGRALEEAGLLAR; this is translated from the coding sequence ATGCGGCGGGTGCTCGTGCTCGCTTCGGGGTCTCCGCGGCGCCAGCAGCTCCTCGCCTGGCTCGGCGTCTCCTACGACGTCCTGCCCGCGGAGGTGGACGAGCGCCCGCTCCCCGGCGAGGCGGCCGTCGACCTCGTCCTGCGCCTCGCGCACGCGAAGGCGGCGGCGGTTGTGGCGCGGCGGCCCTCCGACTGGGTCCTCGCCGCCGACACGATCGTCGAGGTCGACGGCGTCATGCTCGGCAAGCCCGCGCGTGGCGGCGACGCCGCACGCATGCTCGCGCAGCTCGCGGGACGCGAGCATCGCGTGGCGACCGGCTTCGCGCTCGTCCAGCCGGGTGGAGCCGTGCACGCCGCCAACGTGGTGCTGACGCGTGTCCGCTTCCGCCGTCTCGACGTGCGCGCCATCGAGCGCTACGTGGCGACCCGCGAAGGCGACGACAAGGCCGGCGCCTACGCCGTCCAGGGCCTCGGGGCCGGGCTGATCGAGCGCATCGACGGCTCGTTCACCAACGTGATCGGGCTCCCGCTCATCGAGGTGGGCCGGGCGCTCGAGGAGGCAGGGCTCCTTGCGCGATGA
- a CDS encoding tetratricopeptide repeat protein: MRRSAWWVGWMVVTVACAAPPFDSRPETAPAAAGRAYGSLEQATRLVAAAARQYPVLEDYVLYLEARTARSAGRSTGALERARRLVATCPESIWVGPAWLMAGQLERAAGELAAARASLAAARAALPGGSSRWLRATLGLADVQGALGEPAVALELARELRRARPRGLAARRARRLAERIRAAHPEFPLDHADEAEARLREGDARGAREQAEMALAEAEPIERARALWLRAQAEHAVGLGAAAETTCLAVAADSREPLGPRALTAAAGWRWNADDDAGALGLFAEVLRRFPDSPQAPEALYASGRIAQEARRWADARAAYGRLAERYPHAELAAEARWRAAFVRYLAGEMAAAAEAFGRLAGRSTGAARVAAEYWQARALTRLGRGAEARNLLVHVAERHPRSYYAELAEERLGRRGAAGERPAIDRTPPFPGELDGSHGERARVLAQLGFGRFARLELDAIPPAGVPRRRLLEAYRAVGAVGAALRLAHVMRPASPGALREYLYPLGYWETVRAAAQARGVDPFFVLALIRQESLFEPEATSSAGARGLMQLLPATARHLASADGTSPPAELALEDVETNIDLGTRLLARLLRQFRGSLVKALAAYNGGEEAVAKWERRYPGREADEFVELISFRETRDYVKAVLRNYRAYRHLYAAPTPATTSAGSPPKAPFDMMAMTSPARVVATR; this comes from the coding sequence ATGCGGCGCTCGGCGTGGTGGGTCGGCTGGATGGTGGTGACTGTCGCGTGTGCGGCGCCGCCGTTCGACTCGAGGCCGGAGACGGCGCCCGCGGCGGCCGGGCGCGCGTACGGGAGCCTGGAGCAGGCGACCAGGCTCGTCGCGGCCGCGGCCCGGCAGTATCCCGTGCTCGAAGACTACGTCCTCTACCTCGAGGCTCGCACCGCCCGCTCGGCGGGCCGTTCCACCGGGGCCCTGGAGCGCGCGCGCCGGCTGGTCGCGACCTGCCCGGAAAGCATCTGGGTCGGACCCGCGTGGCTGATGGCGGGCCAGCTCGAGCGCGCCGCGGGCGAGCTCGCCGCCGCCCGCGCCTCGCTCGCCGCGGCGCGCGCCGCCTTGCCGGGCGGGAGCAGCCGATGGCTGCGGGCCACGCTCGGCCTGGCCGATGTCCAGGGCGCCCTCGGAGAGCCGGCGGTGGCCCTCGAGCTGGCGCGCGAGCTGCGCCGCGCGCGCCCGCGGGGTCTCGCCGCCCGGCGCGCGCGGCGGCTCGCCGAGCGCATCCGCGCCGCCCACCCCGAGTTCCCGCTCGACCACGCCGACGAGGCGGAGGCGCGCCTCAGGGAAGGCGACGCCCGCGGGGCGCGGGAGCAGGCGGAGATGGCGCTGGCCGAGGCCGAGCCCATCGAGCGCGCCCGTGCCCTCTGGCTGCGCGCGCAGGCGGAGCACGCGGTCGGCCTCGGCGCGGCGGCCGAGACGACCTGCCTCGCCGTCGCCGCAGACAGCAGGGAGCCACTCGGGCCGCGCGCCCTCACCGCGGCCGCCGGCTGGCGCTGGAACGCGGACGACGATGCGGGGGCGCTCGGTCTCTTCGCCGAGGTGCTCCGGCGCTTCCCCGACAGCCCGCAGGCGCCGGAGGCGCTCTACGCGAGCGGACGCATCGCGCAGGAGGCGAGGCGCTGGGCCGACGCGCGCGCGGCCTACGGGCGCCTCGCCGAGCGCTACCCGCACGCCGAGCTCGCCGCCGAGGCCCGCTGGCGCGCGGCGTTCGTCCGCTACCTCGCGGGCGAGATGGCCGCTGCCGCCGAGGCCTTCGGCCGGCTGGCGGGGCGGAGCACGGGAGCGGCGCGCGTCGCCGCGGAGTACTGGCAGGCGCGCGCGCTCACGCGCCTGGGGCGCGGCGCGGAGGCGCGCAACCTCCTCGTGCACGTGGCCGAGCGGCACCCGCGCTCTTACTACGCGGAGCTCGCCGAGGAGCGCCTCGGCCGGCGCGGGGCGGCGGGTGAGCGGCCGGCGATCGACCGGACGCCGCCCTTCCCGGGGGAGCTCGACGGGAGTCACGGCGAGCGGGCGCGCGTCCTCGCCCAGCTCGGCTTCGGTCGCTTCGCACGCCTCGAGCTCGACGCGATCCCGCCGGCCGGGGTGCCGCGCCGGCGGCTGCTGGAGGCGTACCGCGCCGTCGGGGCGGTGGGCGCGGCGCTCCGCCTCGCCCACGTGATGCGGCCGGCATCGCCGGGCGCGCTGCGCGAGTATCTCTACCCTCTCGGCTACTGGGAGACGGTGCGCGCGGCGGCACAGGCACGCGGCGTCGATCCGTTCTTCGTGCTGGCGCTGATCCGCCAGGAGAGCCTCTTCGAGCCCGAGGCCACGTCGTCCGCCGGCGCGCGCGGCCTGATGCAGCTCCTGCCCGCCACCGCCCGGCACCTGGCGAGCGCCGACGGCACCTCCCCTCCCGCCGAGCTGGCGCTCGAGGACGTCGAGACCAACATCGACCTCGGGACGCGGCTCCTCGCGCGTCTCCTCCGGCAGTTCCGCGGCTCCCTCGTCAAGGCGCTCGCCGCTTACAACGGTGGCGAGGAGGCGGTCGCCAAGTGGGAGCGGCGCTACCCGGGGCGCGAGGCCGACGAGTTCGTCGAGCTGATCAGCTTCCGCGAGACACGTGACTACGTGAAGGCCGTGCTGCGCAACTACCGCGCGTACCGCCACCTCTACGCCGCGCCGACCCCGGCCACGACGAGCGCCGGCAGCCCGCCGAAGGCGCCGTTCGACATGATGGCGATGACGTCACCAGCGCGCGTGGTGGCGACCAGGTAG
- a CDS encoding serine hydrolase, translated as MPSAGASSRSRRRSPDVDFARVGEEIEGAVAAGAFPGAVILVSQAGRVLHHAAFGCRSLEPARTPMRPDTIFDLSSLTKPLATTTAFMLLAKERKVQLDDRVTRFFHNFGVHGKTHVAFRHLLAHCSGLTGWRPFYREIDDIERHGRLNFVASRGAKEWVYEQIHRERPEYETGARSVYSDLGFMLLGELIELVSRMPLDRFCHERIFRPLGLRASAFVDVTALRTRKVTPVTDVIAPTERCPWRKRLLCGEVHDDNAYAMGGVAGHAGLFASAAEVDALAARLLACWRGNDDFVPREIVREFWTRDLTVREATWALGWDTPSLSGSAAGTRMSRTAVGHLGFTGTSLWIDLERAVSVVFLTNRVHPQRDNEGIREVRPRVHDAVMEALGA; from the coding sequence ATGCCGAGCGCGGGCGCCTCGTCGCGCTCGAGGCGGCGGTCGCCTGACGTGGACTTCGCGCGGGTCGGCGAGGAGATCGAGGGCGCCGTCGCTGCGGGCGCGTTCCCGGGCGCGGTGATCCTGGTCTCCCAGGCGGGGCGCGTCCTCCACCACGCCGCCTTCGGCTGCCGGAGCCTCGAGCCCGCGCGCACGCCGATGCGGCCCGACACGATCTTCGACCTCTCCTCGCTCACCAAGCCGCTCGCCACCACCACCGCCTTCATGCTCCTCGCCAAGGAACGGAAGGTTCAGCTCGACGATCGCGTCACGCGCTTCTTCCACAACTTCGGCGTGCACGGAAAGACGCACGTCGCCTTCCGGCACCTCCTCGCCCACTGCTCGGGCCTCACGGGCTGGCGGCCCTTCTACCGCGAGATCGATGACATCGAGCGCCACGGACGGCTCAACTTCGTCGCCAGCCGCGGCGCCAAGGAGTGGGTCTACGAGCAGATCCACCGCGAGCGGCCCGAGTACGAGACCGGCGCGCGCAGCGTGTACAGCGACCTGGGCTTCATGCTGCTCGGCGAGCTGATCGAGCTGGTCTCCCGCATGCCGCTCGACCGCTTCTGCCATGAGCGCATCTTCCGTCCGCTCGGGCTCCGGGCGAGCGCCTTCGTCGACGTGACCGCGCTGCGCACCCGGAAGGTCACGCCGGTGACCGACGTGATTGCGCCCACCGAGCGCTGCCCGTGGCGCAAGCGCCTCCTCTGCGGCGAGGTGCACGACGACAACGCCTACGCCATGGGGGGCGTGGCCGGGCACGCGGGGCTGTTCGCGAGCGCGGCCGAGGTGGACGCGCTGGCCGCCCGGCTCCTCGCCTGCTGGCGGGGCAACGACGACTTCGTCCCGCGCGAGATCGTGCGCGAGTTCTGGACCCGCGACCTCACCGTGCGCGAGGCGACCTGGGCGCTCGGCTGGGACACACCGTCGCTCAGCGGCTCGGCCGCCGGGACGCGGATGTCGCGCACCGCCGTCGGCCACCTCGGCTTCACCGGCACCTCGCTGTGGATCGACCTCGAGCGCGCGGTGAGCGTCGTCTTCCTGACCAACCGCGTGCACCCCCAGCGCGACAACGAGGGCATCCGCGAGGTGCGGCCGCGCGTCCACGATGCGGTCATGGAGGCGCTCGGCGCATGA
- a CDS encoding LD-carboxypeptidase has product MQPVFRRELSRAPIRKPPRIRPGDVVGVVAPAGAVDGERLRAGVAVLEGWGLSVQVGSAVLQRQAYLAGSDEERLADLAQMIDDPRVRAIFCARGGYGSQRLLPRLDLGRLARQPKPIIGYSDATALLGGAVAAGVVAVHGPMVADDMARGLSERSATHLRTLLADPGWRWEAEAPITIRPGTASGRLVGGCLAVLAAALGTRWAPDTDGAILFLEDVAERPYRLDRLLTQLRQAGKLERVAGIVFGTMAACPPVDGMGPLDVVRACVGDLPCPIAFGLPSGHAASGGVAENVALPFGVEVALDAERGRLVALEAAVA; this is encoded by the coding sequence GTGCAGCCGGTATTTCGGCGCGAATTGAGCCGCGCGCCGATCCGCAAGCCTCCCCGGATCCGGCCGGGAGACGTGGTCGGTGTGGTCGCGCCCGCGGGAGCCGTCGACGGCGAGCGCCTGCGCGCGGGCGTCGCGGTGCTGGAGGGGTGGGGGCTGAGCGTCCAGGTGGGGAGCGCGGTGCTGCAGCGCCAGGCGTACCTGGCGGGAAGCGACGAGGAGCGCCTCGCCGACCTCGCGCAGATGATCGACGATCCCCGCGTGCGGGCGATCTTCTGCGCACGCGGCGGCTACGGGAGCCAGCGGCTCCTCCCCCGCCTCGACCTGGGGAGGCTCGCGCGCCAGCCGAAGCCGATCATCGGCTACAGCGACGCGACCGCGCTGCTCGGCGGGGCGGTGGCGGCGGGCGTCGTGGCCGTGCACGGCCCGATGGTCGCCGACGACATGGCGCGCGGCCTCTCGGAGCGCTCCGCCACGCACCTCCGCACGCTGCTCGCCGACCCCGGGTGGCGCTGGGAGGCGGAGGCGCCGATCACGATCCGGCCCGGCACGGCCAGCGGGCGGCTCGTCGGCGGCTGCCTCGCGGTGCTGGCGGCGGCGCTCGGCACGCGCTGGGCCCCCGACACCGACGGGGCGATCCTCTTCCTCGAGGACGTGGCCGAGCGGCCCTACCGCCTCGACCGCCTGCTCACGCAGCTTCGCCAGGCGGGCAAGCTCGAGCGCGTCGCGGGCATCGTCTTCGGCACCATGGCGGCATGCCCGCCGGTCGACGGCATGGGCCCGCTCGACGTCGTGCGCGCGTGCGTGGGCGACCTGCCCTGCCCGATCGCGTTCGGGCTCCCCTCGGGGCACGCCGCGAGCGGAGGGGTCGCGGAGAACGTGGCGCTCCCCTTCGGCGTCGAGGTCGCGCTCGATGCCGAGCGCGGGCGCCTCGTCGCGCTCGAGGCGGCGGTCGCCTGA
- a CDS encoding DUF507 family protein, translated as MRPSLAQIERVAESLVRRLVEAQLLEPVSPEGTIRARFATILGRNFEEEAEIEREASAEAERLVRKGAPGVRREDLDLRRVEQLVKQRIAQQRGFAL; from the coding sequence ATGCGGCCGTCTCTCGCGCAGATCGAGCGGGTGGCCGAGAGCCTGGTCCGGCGGCTCGTGGAGGCCCAGCTGCTCGAGCCCGTCTCGCCCGAGGGGACGATCCGCGCGCGCTTCGCGACGATCCTCGGCCGCAACTTCGAGGAGGAGGCGGAGATCGAGCGCGAAGCGAGCGCCGAGGCGGAGCGCCTGGTGCGCAAGGGCGCGCCGGGCGTGCGCCGCGAGGACCTCGACCTGCGCAGGGTCGAGCAGCTCGTGAAGCAGCGCATCGCGCAGCAGCGGGGATTCGCGCTGTGA
- a CDS encoding DUF507 family protein: MRAVTLSEARLSYLSHALLKAITGEQLGRVRNERLFLAEAKRALTDGFSPDGRLDQLARARMPKRVVPGSREWDVLYRRYYEEARRKLGG, translated from the coding sequence ATTCGCGCTGTGACGCTCTCCGAGGCCCGTCTCTCCTACCTCTCCCACGCCCTGCTGAAGGCCATCACCGGCGAGCAGCTGGGCCGCGTGCGCAACGAGCGCCTCTTCCTGGCCGAGGCGAAGCGCGCGCTCACGGATGGCTTCTCGCCCGACGGCCGCCTCGACCAGCTGGCGCGCGCCCGCATGCCGAAGCGCGTGGTCCCCGGCAGCCGGGAGTGGGACGTCCTCTACCGCCGCTACTACGAGGAGGCCCGCCGCAAGCTGGGCGGGTAG
- a CDS encoding co-chaperone GroES, producing the protein MKIRPLQDRVIVKRLEEAVEKTKGGIIIPDTAKEKPQQGKVIAVGKGKVNEDGKVLPLDVKVGDRILFGKYSGSEIKIDGEEHLIMREEDILGVVEG; encoded by the coding sequence ATGAAGATCAGGCCACTTCAGGATCGCGTCATCGTGAAGCGCCTCGAGGAGGCGGTCGAGAAGACCAAGGGCGGCATCATCATTCCGGACACCGCCAAGGAGAAGCCGCAGCAGGGCAAGGTGATCGCCGTCGGCAAGGGCAAGGTGAACGAGGACGGCAAGGTGTTGCCGCTCGACGTGAAGGTCGGCGACAGGATCCTGTTCGGCAAGTACTCCGGATCGGAGATCAAGATCGACGGCGAGGAGCATCTCATCATGCGCGAGGAGGACATCCTCGGCGTGGTCGAAGGCTGA
- the groL gene encoding chaperonin GroEL codes for MAAKLVKFSQDAREKILRGVSILADAVTVTLGPRGRNVVLEKSFGPPNVTKDGVTVAKEVELEDKFENMGAQMVKEVASKTSDVAGDGTTTATILARAIFTEGLKMVVAGHDPMTLKRGVDKAVEAIVKELKSLSKPTKEQKEIAQVGTISANNDSTIGEIIAEAMSKVGKEGVITVEEAKSLDTQLEVVEGMQFDRGYLSPYFVTDPDRMECVFEDVYILIHEKKISAMKDLLPLLEQVARSSKPLLIVAEDLEGEALATLVVNKIRGTLQCVGVKAPGFGDRRKAMLEDIGILTGGRVIAEELGMKLENVTLQDLGRCKRIVVDKDNTTIVDGAGKKADIEGRIKQIRAQIEETTSDYDREKLQERLAKLVGGVAVVRVGAATEVEMKEKKARVEDAMHATRAAVEEGVVPGGGVALIRAAGVLDKLDVPDDERFGVKIVKKAIEEPLRWIANNAGAEGSIVLDKVKNGKGAFGFNAASEEYEDLLKAGIIDPTKVVRTALLNAASVAGLLLTTEAMVAEKPEEKPATPSMPPGGMGGMM; via the coding sequence ATGGCAGCCAAGCTGGTGAAGTTCAGTCAGGATGCGCGCGAGAAGATCCTGCGCGGCGTGAGCATCCTGGCCGATGCGGTGACGGTGACGCTCGGTCCCCGCGGCCGCAACGTGGTGCTCGAGAAGTCCTTCGGCCCTCCCAACGTGACCAAGGACGGCGTCACGGTGGCGAAGGAGGTCGAGCTCGAGGATAAGTTCGAGAACATGGGGGCGCAGATGGTGAAGGAGGTCGCCTCCAAGACCTCGGACGTGGCGGGCGACGGGACGACGACGGCCACGATCCTGGCGCGGGCGATCTTCACCGAGGGCTTGAAGATGGTGGTCGCCGGGCACGACCCGATGACGCTCAAGCGCGGCGTCGACAAGGCGGTCGAGGCGATCGTGAAGGAGCTCAAGTCGCTCTCCAAGCCCACCAAGGAGCAGAAGGAGATCGCGCAGGTCGGCACCATCTCGGCCAACAACGACTCGACCATCGGCGAGATCATCGCCGAGGCGATGAGCAAGGTGGGGAAGGAGGGCGTGATCACGGTCGAGGAGGCCAAGAGCCTCGACACACAGCTCGAGGTCGTCGAGGGCATGCAGTTCGACCGGGGCTACTTGAGCCCGTACTTCGTCACCGACCCGGACCGCATGGAGTGCGTCTTCGAGGACGTCTACATCCTCATCCACGAGAAGAAGATCTCGGCGATGAAGGACCTCCTGCCGCTCCTCGAGCAGGTGGCGCGCTCCAGCAAGCCGCTCCTCATCGTGGCCGAGGATCTGGAGGGCGAGGCGCTGGCCACCCTGGTCGTCAACAAGATCCGCGGCACGCTCCAGTGCGTGGGCGTGAAGGCCCCGGGCTTCGGCGACCGCCGCAAGGCGATGCTGGAAGACATCGGCATCCTGACCGGCGGGCGCGTGATCGCCGAAGAGCTCGGCATGAAGCTCGAGAACGTCACGCTCCAGGACCTCGGGCGCTGCAAGCGCATCGTGGTCGACAAGGATAACACGACCATCGTCGACGGCGCCGGCAAGAAGGCCGACATCGAGGGGCGCATCAAGCAGATCCGCGCCCAGATCGAGGAGACCACCTCGGACTACGACCGCGAGAAGCTCCAGGAGCGGCTCGCCAAGCTGGTGGGCGGCGTGGCGGTGGTGCGCGTCGGGGCGGCGACCGAGGTCGAGATGAAGGAGAAGAAGGCGCGTGTCGAGGACGCCATGCACGCCACGCGCGCGGCGGTGGAGGAGGGCGTCGTGCCGGGCGGCGGCGTGGCGCTCATCCGCGCCGCCGGGGTGCTCGACAAGCTCGACGTCCCGGACGACGAGCGCTTCGGTGTCAAGATCGTGAAGAAGGCGATCGAGGAGCCGCTGCGCTGGATCGCGAACAACGCCGGCGCCGAGGGCTCGATCGTGCTCGACAAGGTGAAGAACGGAAAGGGCGCCTTCGGCTTCAACGCCGCGAGCGAGGAGTACGAGGATCTGCTCAAGGCAGGCATCATCGACCCGACCAAGGTGGTGCGCACGGCGCTGCTCAACGCCGCGTCGGTGGCGGGACTTCTCCTCACCACCGAGGCGATGGTGGCCGAGAAGCCGGAGGAGAAGCCGGCCACCCCGTCCATGCCGCCGGGCGGCATGGGCGGCATGATGTAG
- a CDS encoding signal recognition particle protein, with translation MFESLGEKFDSLLRKLRGHGKITERNIEEALHDVRLALLEADVNLNVVRDFVEAVKRDALGAEVLRSLTPEQHFVRLVHRELTRLLGERPAGLDLGGPTPVIIMLVGLNGSGKTTTTAKLARWLATERGRTPYLVPADVYRPAAVAQLETLARELGLPVHPATAGGDAVAIAREGVAAARARGRDAVLVDTAGRQTVDDELMGELERMVAALAPHQVLLVADAMTGQDAVATAEGFARRLPVSGIVLTKIEGDARGGAALSLRAVTGKPIVFAGTGEKLDALEPFYPERIASRILGMGDVLSLIERAEKAYEHSQAEALQKKLRRNEFDLEDFRAQLRAVRKMGAVSELLGMIPGVKKMLRGADLSGAEGELKRVEAIIDSMTRAERRNVQLLNASRRKRIARGSGTSVADVNRLVKQFTQTKKVLKRLGSGPMMPGTPGLPGPLR, from the coding sequence ATGTTCGAATCCCTCGGCGAGAAGTTCGACTCCCTGCTGCGCAAGCTCCGAGGGCACGGGAAGATCACCGAGCGGAACATCGAGGAGGCGCTGCACGACGTGCGGCTCGCCCTCCTCGAGGCCGACGTCAACCTGAACGTCGTCCGCGACTTCGTCGAGGCCGTCAAGCGCGACGCGCTCGGCGCCGAGGTGCTGCGCAGTCTCACGCCCGAGCAGCACTTCGTGAGGCTCGTGCACCGCGAGCTGACGCGGCTCCTCGGCGAGCGGCCCGCCGGGCTCGACCTCGGCGGGCCGACGCCCGTGATCATCATGCTGGTCGGTCTGAACGGCTCGGGGAAGACCACCACCACGGCGAAGCTCGCGCGCTGGCTCGCGACCGAGCGCGGGCGCACCCCGTACCTCGTCCCCGCCGACGTGTACCGGCCGGCTGCGGTCGCGCAGCTCGAGACGCTCGCGCGCGAGCTCGGGCTGCCGGTCCATCCGGCTACGGCCGGTGGCGACGCGGTCGCGATTGCACGCGAGGGGGTCGCGGCCGCGCGCGCGCGCGGCCGCGACGCCGTCCTGGTCGACACCGCCGGGCGGCAGACGGTCGACGACGAGCTCATGGGCGAGCTCGAGCGCATGGTGGCGGCGCTCGCGCCGCACCAGGTGCTCCTCGTCGCCGACGCCATGACCGGGCAGGACGCGGTCGCGACGGCCGAGGGCTTCGCGCGGCGGCTCCCGGTCTCCGGCATCGTGCTCACCAAGATCGAGGGCGACGCGCGCGGCGGTGCGGCGCTCTCGCTGCGCGCCGTCACCGGCAAGCCGATCGTGTTCGCAGGCACGGGCGAGAAGCTGGACGCGCTCGAGCCCTTCTACCCGGAGCGCATCGCTTCGCGCATCCTCGGCATGGGCGACGTCCTCTCGCTCATCGAGCGCGCCGAGAAGGCCTACGAGCACTCGCAGGCCGAGGCGCTGCAGAAGAAGCTCCGCCGGAACGAGTTCGACCTGGAGGACTTCCGCGCGCAGCTGCGCGCCGTCAGGAAGATGGGCGCGGTGAGCGAGCTGCTCGGCATGATCCCGGGCGTGAAGAAGATGCTCCGCGGCGCGGACCTCTCGGGCGCCGAGGGCGAGCTCAAGCGCGTCGAGGCGATCATCGACTCGATGACGCGCGCCGAGCGGCGGAACGTCCAGCTCCTGAACGCCAGCCGCCGCAAGCGGATCGCCCGCGGGAGCGGCACGTCGGTCGCCGACGTGAACCGGCTGGTCAAGCAGTTCACGCAGACGAAGAAGGTATTGAAGCGGCTCGGCTCGGGACCGATGATGCCCGGGACCCCGGGGCTTCCGGGCCCGCTCCGCTGA
- the rpsP gene encoding 30S ribosomal protein S16, whose protein sequence is MAVKIRLARHGGRKRPFYRIVVANVESPRDGRYIEQVGVYDPGRSPSLIQFQTEKLAAWLKKGARPTQTVAQLIRKHEAAGTTS, encoded by the coding sequence ATGGCAGTGAAGATCCGACTCGCCCGCCACGGCGGCAGGAAGCGCCCCTTCTACCGCATCGTGGTCGCCAACGTGGAGTCGCCGCGCGACGGGCGGTACATCGAACAGGTCGGCGTGTACGACCCCGGCCGCTCCCCCAGCCTGATCCAGTTCCAGACCGAGAAGCTGGCCGCGTGGCTCAAGAAGGGAGCGCGGCCCACCCAGACCGTGGCGCAGCTCATTCGCAAGCACGAAGCAGCCGGCACCACCTCCTGA
- a CDS encoding KH domain-containing protein: protein MKDLVEFVAKQLVNHPEAVEVKETQGDTASVLELKVAKEDLGRVIGKQGRTAKSIRTILNAAASRTNRKVVLEIVEER from the coding sequence ATGAAAGATCTGGTGGAGTTTGTCGCCAAGCAACTCGTGAACCACCCGGAGGCGGTCGAGGTGAAGGAGACGCAGGGTGACACGGCCTCGGTCCTCGAGCTCAAGGTCGCGAAGGAGGATCTCGGCCGGGTCATCGGGAAGCAGGGTCGGACCGCGAAGTCGATCCGCACCATCTTGAATGCGGCCGCGTCTCGCACGAACCGCAAGGTCGTCCTCGAGATCGTCGAAGAGCGGTGA
- the rimM gene encoding 16S rRNA processing protein RimM, whose translation MRPRLARTARSSSRSSKSGEPAPPASDGLVAVGEIVGAHALRGWVRVHAYQPPASSLVPGRRVLLAGTGAGREAEVRSATPHGRGLVLLALAGIEDRGAAEALVGARVLVRAADLPPAAEDEFYYHEVMGFRVETTCGASLGAIAGTFTTGLNDVWVVRGDGREHLVPVIADVVRVIDRGTRRVVIEPLPGLLE comes from the coding sequence ATGCGGCCGCGTCTCGCACGAACCGCAAGGTCGTCCTCGAGATCGTCGAAGAGCGGTGAGCCGGCACCGCCGGCGAGCGACGGGCTGGTCGCCGTGGGCGAGATCGTCGGTGCGCACGCCCTGCGGGGCTGGGTGCGCGTCCATGCCTACCAGCCGCCCGCGTCGAGCCTCGTCCCCGGCCGCCGCGTCCTGCTCGCGGGCACGGGCGCGGGCCGCGAGGCGGAGGTCCGGTCGGCAACCCCGCATGGCCGCGGCCTCGTGCTGCTCGCGCTCGCGGGCATCGAGGACCGCGGCGCGGCCGAGGCGCTGGTGGGCGCGCGCGTCCTGGTGCGGGCCGCCGACCTGCCGCCCGCGGCGGAGGACGAGTTCTACTACCACGAGGTCATGGGCTTTCGCGTCGAGACGACGTGTGGCGCATCGCTCGGTGCCATCGCGGGGACCTTCACGACGGGGCTCAACGACGTGTGGGTGGTGCGCGGCGACGGCCGCGAGCACCTCGTCCCGGTCATCGCCGACGTCGTGCGCGTGATCGACCGCGGCACCCGCCGCGTTGTGATCGAGCCGCTCCCCGGGCTTCTCGAGTAG